One Bythopirellula goksoeyrii genomic window, CAGGAACTCTTGGAATTATTTCGAGGGCGACGGTTGATTAACATCGTCGATCCGGAAAATGTCGTCGTCACGCAGGCTAATCCCCGCGAGATGGAGTATGTCATTGAAGCGGCCGATGGCAGCACGCGCACCGAGTGGCGCAAGCCGGAACCCAAAGTTAGCGAGCTAAAAGAGCGAATTCTGAAAGTCCTGAATGCGGAGGGCAAGGCCCTGATCGCGCTCAATGCCGCTATGTTTGCCGCGGACAAAGGTGATCGTATGGGGGCGCTTCGAATCAAGCTGCGTGAAGCCGAAGCGTCGAAAGTGATCTGGAGTTTTGCAGTCACCAAATCTCTAGCGGTTGCTCTAAACCCGGTTCCCGCGGTCGATATCCTCGGTGGAACTGCCGTCGATGCCACGATGGTCGTTACTCTTGGCAAAATCTACGGCATGAACATCACCACTTCCAACGCCCGCGCTCTTGTGACATCGATCTTAAAAGCTGCTGGTTGGGTAATGCTCAGTGAAGCGGTGGTGAGTTACGCCTCAAGTGTGTTTAAAGCGCTCACTGTGGGCTACGGCACAATTGCGACTGCATTGCCTCAAGGTGCCGCCGCGGGCTATGGCTCGTACATCGTTGGCCAAGCGGCCCGCTATTACTTCCAACACGGTGCAAGTTGGGGCGACGAATCTCCCAAGCAGGTGATTACCCAAATCCTCGCCAACACCGACAAGGAGTCAGTCCTGGAGCGTTTGAAGACTGAAATCGGCAAGAAGATTTCGCTCAATCGCTATGCGGGGGATGAATAGCGTAGCGTGAAGTTGCCGGTACAACTCTTGGATGCCTACTTGAACCACAAGTTACCCACAGCTTCTGGTGGCCAGAAAATAACTGGATGCTACGACTCGGATAGGTAGCAAACAAGCTTCTAGTAGCAGTATGTATAGTAGAGATAACTGATGAGGAGGCCCATGAAGTAGATGATTGGAAAAGCCCACTGCACTGCACGGTCTAATCTCTCCGCAGCCTCCTTGTTTCCTGATTTGCACATCGAATAAAGAATCAGACTCTCGAGGACCGCTAGGCACATTACCAAGAACGAGTACAACAACACTGTATCCGTAAATGTGAAGTATGAAATTCGAGGCATCGTACCATCAATCAGAAATTGGTAGGCCACAATCGTCAATATTCCGATGAATGCGACATTCAATCGATCCGACAGATTGTCCACTTCCATCCAAAAGACCGCCCACATCAAAAGAACAAGGACGATCAGCGGAACGATCACCTTCCAAACGATGTTCGCCGATTGGCGTTCCAGAGTGATGTTTAGTCGGATCTCAGAAAGTTGCTCCGGCGCTCCGTAATAGCGATAGTCCGAGAGCTTAGCCACCATGTCGAGATTGACCAGGCGCCACTGTGCGATGTTAACTCGCTCGTTGCCTACGATGTGTTCCTCCGTGGCACCCAGCACCCGTTCGTCCACTTCCAGCAGCACCTGCCCGCTGTAGTTGCCAAATGCAATCATCTTCGCCTCCAGCGTTTGCGTATCGAACGGAAACGGTTTCAGCTTCATCGGTGTCTCTAAGGTGACGTTCCGCTGCTCCATGTACCGGACACGCCCGTCGTGATGAACCTGGATGGTGATGGCATTGGTGTCGCCAGTCCCAATTTCGTTGACGAGTAACAGTTGAGGCCACCAACCCGAGAAGACTTCATTAAATTGGAACAGCCCCTGGAAGAGCTTCATATCCGTTCCATCCTCTGCCGGATCGAAAGCCAGCCTTGGGTCTTCCCACTCTGCCACGATGATGAATTCGGCTTGAAAGGTTTCTTCTACCTCGTTCAAGTCGATGATGTCGGCCAGGAAGATTCCCACCTTCACGACCGTCGGCGAGCTCGGCGGATTGGGCATCCCGGCTTCGATAGCGCACACTGGGTCAAGGCTGAACACCAGAGAAGTAAATACCACAAGAGTGGCAATTAGGAAGCGAGCTTTCCAGTGCCAGTGCATTCCTCGATTCCTTGTCAGCAGTTGTGACAAAAGAACTGAGCTACTCGCAAGAGTTTGCCGGAAATGGCGCACTTTATTCACTCCCTCAACTGGAATCTGGCCTGGAACCACTCCTGGCACGGATAGCATTCGATTTTAACCACTGCACCCTCCTCCGTGTCCAGTGCATGACGTCTAAGAATCTCTAGAAACCTCTGGCTTTGACGGGGTGTGACAGAGTTACTAGCTCTACAGATTAAAAGAGGCCTCCATCTCATAGAGCACTCAAATCTCATCGAGAAAGGAGACCCCAGTGTCAGATCGCAACATTCTAAATCAGCGGTCGCGAGTTCCGCTTCGAGTGTGTTCAAGGCGCTCACCGTGGGATACGTCACGATAGCTATCGCGTTGCCCCAAGGAGCCACGGCCCGCTACTACTTCCAACATGGTGCGAGTTTTTGGGACGAATCTCCCAAACAGGTGATTACCCAAATCCTCGCCAATACCGACAAGGAGTCATTCCAGGAAAGATTGAAGGCTGAGATCGGCAAGAAGATTTCGCTCAATCGCTATTCGGAGGATGAGTAAAGCAGCAATTCGAAGTCGAGCTATTTAGTTTCACAATTCGAATCGATGACGCTGGCCGACGCAGAGAGCAAGCATACTGATCAGCAGGAGCATCACACTCTCTGGTTCTGGCACGGCAGTGCCGGTTGCTGCCGGCACCCCAACGCTGCCGAATTGTCGTTGCCAGACGAGAAAGTCATAGCCATCCGAATCTCCATCGCCGTCTGCATCGGCTCCATTGTTTTGTCCGTAGGAGTCATTCCAGGTGCTGAGGTCCCCACCGTTGACGAAGCCATCGTTGTTGAAGTCGGCAGGATACGGGAAGCTGCCTCCCAGGAATTTGAGGACAACACTGCCATCGGTTCCCGGGGTGATGATCAGGTCGAAGAAGCTAGCCGACGAACCCGAGAGTGCCAGGCCATTGTCCACCAGTTCGCCAGCCGAGAGGACTGTGAACTCCTGCCCCGCCTCCAGGGCATAGCCACCCAAGAGGGAGACGTCCAATATCCCTTCTAGAGTGGCGGTCTCGCTGACCAATAGTTGATCGAAGTCGACTCCCGTGAGCGTGCCGGCGACTTCGATACCAAGCATCGCGGTGGTCGACTGGCTGTAGTCACCCAGCACTTCCAACACTCCGGGCGAATTGCCGGGGCTTACCATCGCATTGTTCTGGAGTATGCCGGCGAACTGCCCTGACCCGGTGAGAACGGTACCGGTATCAATGGTAAGGCTAGCCGCTTGGACCACGCCATCCAGATCGATCGATCCCCCCGAGGTGGTAAACGCGCCTGAAACCTCCAGATAGCTATTCGACCCAATGGCAAGCATGCCCGTGGTAAGAACATCGCCATCAACGATGAGCTTGCCTGCCGACTCGAGTTCGATCGTGCCGTTGTTTGTTAGGCTTTGAGCCAGGTGCAGTTCATTGCCGCCGACCAAAGAGAGCTTGCCCTGGACCAGGTTGAGCCCTGCCAAGGGTTCGAAGACTGCCTGT contains:
- a CDS encoding YcjF family protein, coding for MTDSPVSTKPLVTTDVDYQAAVSSVRRAIENYQGCTEAERRVLARDFDELQQMADKLEAGRVDIVVFGEISTGKSALINALVGGNVTQVNVQGGWTKDIWHVPWEGIGYCVPGLANSQVVLVDTPGLNEVEGHERSAIARSSASRADLVLFVTDSDLNETEYSALLELAASHKPIILVLNKADLYSRKDLQELLELFRGRRLINIVDPENVVVTQANPREMEYVIEAADGSTRTEWRKPEPKVSELKERILKVLNAEGKALIALNAAMFAADKGDRMGALRIKLREAEASKVIWSFAVTKSLAVALNPVPAVDILGGTAVDATMVVTLGKIYGMNITTSNARALVTSILKAAGWVMLSEAVVSYASSVFKALTVGYGTIATALPQGAAAGYGSYIVGQAARYYFQHGASWGDESPKQVITQILANTDKESVLERLKTEIGKKISLNRYAGDE
- a CDS encoding ligand-gated ion channel — encoded protein: MHWHWKARFLIATLVVFTSLVFSLDPVCAIEAGMPNPPSSPTVVKVGIFLADIIDLNEVEETFQAEFIIVAEWEDPRLAFDPAEDGTDMKLFQGLFQFNEVFSGWWPQLLLVNEIGTGDTNAITIQVHHDGRVRYMEQRNVTLETPMKLKPFPFDTQTLEAKMIAFGNYSGQVLLEVDERVLGATEEHIVGNERVNIAQWRLVNLDMVAKLSDYRYYGAPEQLSEIRLNITLERQSANIVWKVIVPLIVLVLLMWAVFWMEVDNLSDRLNVAFIGILTIVAYQFLIDGTMPRISYFTFTDTVLLYSFLVMCLAVLESLILYSMCKSGNKEAAERLDRAVQWAFPIIYFMGLLISYLYYTYCY